The following coding sequences lie in one Thalassoglobus polymorphus genomic window:
- a CDS encoding PQQ-binding-like beta-propeller repeat protein: MKFSLCLAMLIICSQAAFADWKEFRGPTGQGEAPASKLPINWSATDNVLWKSKVDGLAWSSPVILRDKVFLTTAVETESEGHDLNLVCLNVNSGELLWEKTIIQQRSKAKVHKKNSHASPTPIIQDDRIYVHFGPYGTACTSLDGEVIWKQQLEYRPVHGNGGSPVLAGNVLIFCCDGGDQQFVVGLDKSTGEIRWKTDRDTEARKGFSFSTPLLIDAGGRAQVVCPGSDAVFSYDPQTGKEIWRVDYPGGFSVVPRPVFGQGLVFICTGFNTPSLLAIDPTGTGNVTETHLKWKITRKMPNSPSPLLVGEELYVVSDSGFATCIDAKTGEIHWQERIGGNYTASPMVANGKIYFQDEDGTTVVVNASKKFEEITRNSIGKDERTFASYAIEGDSLLLRSEHHLYRIGEK, translated from the coding sequence ATGAAATTTTCCCTCTGCTTAGCGATGTTAATCATTTGCTCTCAAGCAGCTTTTGCGGACTGGAAAGAATTCCGTGGTCCAACTGGACAGGGTGAAGCACCCGCAAGCAAATTGCCCATTAACTGGTCCGCCACCGACAACGTTCTCTGGAAGTCGAAGGTCGACGGACTCGCCTGGTCCTCACCTGTCATCCTGAGGGACAAGGTCTTTTTGACAACAGCTGTCGAAACTGAATCAGAGGGGCACGATCTGAATCTCGTTTGCCTGAACGTCAACAGCGGAGAGCTTCTTTGGGAAAAGACTATCATCCAACAACGGAGCAAAGCCAAAGTTCACAAAAAGAACAGCCACGCCAGCCCAACACCGATCATTCAAGATGATCGCATTTACGTTCACTTCGGACCATACGGAACTGCATGTACTTCGCTGGACGGCGAAGTGATATGGAAGCAGCAGTTGGAATATCGACCAGTGCACGGGAACGGTGGTTCGCCAGTACTCGCCGGCAATGTGCTGATCTTCTGCTGTGACGGTGGGGATCAACAGTTCGTTGTTGGACTCGATAAGTCGACCGGAGAGATTCGCTGGAAAACTGATCGTGACACTGAAGCCCGGAAAGGTTTTTCCTTTTCGACACCTCTGCTGATCGATGCAGGAGGGCGGGCGCAGGTTGTCTGCCCAGGGTCAGACGCTGTTTTCTCCTACGATCCTCAAACTGGCAAAGAAATTTGGCGAGTCGATTATCCCGGTGGGTTCTCCGTAGTCCCTCGACCGGTCTTCGGCCAGGGACTCGTCTTTATCTGTACCGGATTCAACACACCTTCTCTGTTGGCAATTGATCCCACAGGGACCGGAAATGTCACTGAGACGCACCTGAAATGGAAGATTACACGGAAGATGCCGAACTCTCCTTCGCCGTTGCTGGTCGGTGAAGAGCTCTATGTTGTCTCTGATAGCGGGTTCGCAACGTGCATTGACGCGAAGACCGGGGAGATCCATTGGCAAGAGCGAATCGGTGGAAACTATACAGCGTCACCGATGGTCGCGAATGGGAAAATTTATTTTCAAGACGAGGATGGGACAACGGTCGTCGTAAACGCATCAAAGAAGTTCGAAGAGATTACTCGAAATTCTATCGGCAAGGATGAGCGAACCTTTGCGTCTTATGCCATCGAGGGGGATTCTCTGTTGCTTCGCAGTGAGCATCATCTCTATCGTATCGGCGAAA
- a CDS encoding alpha/beta hydrolase, with protein MTILKFQNSSVTTSDGVQLHCVEHPVINSHGTVLLVHGLGEHSARYDHVVQVMNRSGLSVMRFDHRGHGLSPGRRGHIPSYETFLDDLSLVANRVIENRPNQKIVLYGHSMGGGIVANWALRRFDDSWSDHVIGAVLSAPWFRLTSQLTLWQKLLAFPVAGVFPKLTISTKIHVTQTCRSDDAIERFQRDSLNHRRISLRTLTECYRAGQFALANAERFPLPILAVHGSADRVTSPEATREFCSKINDARFIPLDDLIHEPHHDPKWREVVYHTTEWILKRYRFAFAA; from the coding sequence ATGACCATCCTGAAATTTCAAAACAGCTCTGTCACCACTTCTGATGGTGTTCAGCTTCACTGCGTGGAGCATCCGGTCATCAATTCCCATGGAACCGTCCTGCTGGTTCACGGTCTCGGTGAACATAGTGCCCGATACGACCATGTGGTTCAGGTGATGAACCGCTCTGGGTTAAGCGTGATGCGTTTCGACCATCGTGGACATGGGCTCTCTCCCGGACGACGGGGACATATCCCCAGTTACGAGACATTCCTGGACGACCTCTCGCTTGTTGCAAATCGTGTCATCGAGAACAGACCAAACCAGAAAATCGTACTGTACGGGCACAGTATGGGAGGCGGGATCGTTGCGAACTGGGCATTACGAAGATTCGATGACAGTTGGAGCGACCACGTCATCGGCGCTGTGCTTTCGGCCCCCTGGTTTCGCTTAACATCACAGCTCACTCTTTGGCAGAAATTGCTTGCATTCCCTGTTGCAGGTGTTTTCCCCAAGCTCACAATCTCAACGAAAATTCACGTCACGCAAACATGTCGATCAGATGATGCCATTGAGAGGTTTCAAAGAGACAGCCTGAACCACCGCCGCATCAGCCTCCGGACACTCACCGAGTGTTATCGTGCTGGTCAATTTGCATTAGCAAACGCAGAACGGTTTCCGCTCCCAATCCTGGCAGTCCATGGTTCTGCAGACAGAGTCACCTCTCCGGAAGCAACGCGGGAATTCTGTTCAAAAATCAACGATGCCCGGTTCATCCCACTCGACGACCTGATCCACGAACCGCACCACGATCCCAAATGGCGAGAAGTGGTCTATCACACAACTGAATGGATTTTGAAACGATACCGGTTTGCTTTCGCAGCTTAG
- a CDS encoding polyphosphate kinase 2 family protein — translation MGTLHQVTPGESVDLSEITTAGKDLHDDRDKAEKEFKKFRKRIAELQPVLYAEGKHKLLVVLQAMDAGGKDSTTRSVFEGVNPQGVHVISFKAPSKRELAHDYLWRVHRNVPPLGMIHVFNRSHYEDVLIVRVDELVPQEVWEPRFDQINQFEKFLTETGTTILKFYLHISKDEQKERFQSRLDEPHKHWKFSLQDLEKRKQWDQYRTAFNDVITKCSTEHAPWHVIPADQKWYRNWAVSKILCEKLEELNPQYPPDEPGLDQIVIE, via the coding sequence ATGGGTACATTGCATCAAGTGACTCCCGGTGAGAGCGTCGATTTGTCTGAAATCACGACCGCTGGGAAAGATCTACACGACGATCGCGACAAGGCTGAGAAAGAGTTCAAGAAATTTCGAAAAAGAATCGCTGAGCTTCAGCCAGTCCTGTACGCGGAAGGGAAACATAAGCTTCTGGTCGTTTTACAGGCAATGGATGCCGGCGGGAAAGACAGCACCACTCGATCCGTTTTTGAAGGGGTCAACCCGCAGGGAGTGCATGTCATCTCTTTCAAGGCTCCCTCAAAACGAGAGCTTGCCCATGACTATCTCTGGCGAGTTCATCGCAACGTTCCACCGCTGGGGATGATCCATGTTTTCAATCGATCCCATTACGAAGATGTTTTAATCGTCCGGGTTGATGAACTTGTTCCACAGGAAGTCTGGGAGCCCCGATTTGACCAGATCAACCAGTTCGAGAAATTTCTGACCGAAACAGGCACAACGATTCTGAAGTTCTATTTGCACATTTCAAAAGACGAACAGAAAGAACGATTTCAATCGCGACTTGATGAACCTCACAAGCACTGGAAGTTTTCGCTTCAGGATTTAGAGAAACGAAAGCAATGGGATCAGTACCGTACTGCTTTCAATGACGTCATCACGAAATGCTCGACTGAGCATGCACCCTGGCATGTCATCCCGGCGGATCAGAAATGGTATCGCAACTGGGCCGTCAGTAAGATTCTTTGCGAAAAACTTGAAGAGCTCAATCCACAATATCCTCCCGATGAACCGGGCTTAGATCAGATAGTGATTGAGTGA